Proteins encoded within one genomic window of Candidatus Berkiella cookevillensis:
- a CDS encoding BufA1 family periplasmic bufferin-type metallophore, with amino-acid sequence MRNKISKIVTAAIVGVVGVGVFSVSELAQAKKGDVEKCYGVAKAGKNDCGTSIHACAGQSTQDQDPNEWIYLPKGTCDKISGGKTK; translated from the coding sequence ATGCGCAATAAAATAAGTAAAATAGTCACTGCAGCTATCGTTGGTGTAGTGGGGGTTGGTGTTTTCTCGGTCAGTGAGTTAGCGCAGGCTAAGAAAGGCGATGTAGAAAAATGTTATGGTGTGGCCAAAGCCGGTAAAAATGATTGTGGTACAAGTATTCATGCTTGTGCAGGACAAAGTACTCAAGATCAAGATCCAAATGAATGGATTTATCTACCTAAAGGGACTTGCGACAAAATTTCAGGTGGCAAAACAAAATAA
- the coq7 gene encoding 2-polyprenyl-3-methyl-6-methoxy-1,4-benzoquinone monooxygenase — MSTYLRNYSLLDKTISRIDQCIRTLLVPANEFSATHPGAHLEESTALSSTEKAKITSFMRINHSGEICAQALYIGQSWTARDPHIANALEHAATEETMHLAWCAQRLKELDAKTSYLNPLWFVGSLAIGILAGLTGDKISLGFLHETENQVVKHLDKHLQQLPTHDLKSRAILEQMKIDEASHATLALQQGAVHFPMWVKTTMQLTSKMMTTVTYYI; from the coding sequence ATGTCAACCTACTTAAGAAACTACTCACTACTGGACAAAACTATTTCTCGCATTGATCAGTGTATACGCACTTTGCTCGTGCCAGCAAATGAATTTAGCGCGACACATCCAGGCGCCCATCTGGAAGAATCAACAGCACTAAGCAGCACAGAAAAAGCAAAGATCACCAGTTTTATGCGCATTAATCATAGCGGAGAAATTTGTGCTCAAGCGCTTTATATCGGCCAAAGCTGGACAGCTAGAGATCCCCACATTGCAAATGCCTTAGAACATGCAGCAACAGAAGAAACAATGCATCTTGCTTGGTGTGCCCAAAGACTCAAAGAGCTTGATGCAAAAACAAGCTATTTAAATCCTTTATGGTTTGTTGGGTCATTGGCTATTGGCATACTTGCTGGATTGACAGGAGACAAAATAAGTCTAGGCTTCTTACATGAAACAGAAAATCAAGTGGTGAAACATTTAGATAAGCATCTTCAGCAATTGCCCACACACGATCTTAAATCCAGAGCTATTTTAGAACAAATGAAAATTGATGAGGCAAGTCACGCAACCCTAGCCTTACAACAAGGTGCGGTGCACTTTCCGATGTGGGTGAAGACAACAATGCAGTTAACTTCAAAAATGATGACGACAGTAACCTATTATATTTAA